CACAGTCGGGCATCCGACGGCAGAGTTGTGCTATGTGGTTGATACTAAATTTACCACAAGATGTGAACACCGCTCCATAATTGTaatcaaaatataaattaaaagTGCCAGTTATATTCATTACTGCGGTTTTCCTATTCTATTTGcgtttcgttttattttaaaacgaataAAATTTTACTCATTCAACAGTTAACTAAATATAATACATGTTATAAAAAGTACTGAACTTtcttaaaattaaaaaaataagcagcAATGCCTAGTACAAGTGTTACTAAAAATAATACATTACTTTTAAAATTGTATAGGATTCTTTTGGTAACAAGAGAGTCAATATTAATTTGTTTGCTTGAGCAAACTTTTACCTGGTTAAGCGATAAAttgttttaagaaaattgGTAGTGCACCTCTCGCTATACTGACTTTAATTGCAGGTGTCAATTAGCCCTAACGTCTTAGGGATTTTTGTGAGACATAAAATCCGCCTCCTTGTCATACGAGCAGACTGGAGTCTAGGTCCACCGGCCGAATGATACCGGCATCCGCCAGTATATATATGTCTGTCATTTGGTACAGCAGGCCGGTTAGGCTTCTCGGAGTGAGTCATACTCTAATTCATATAGGGGTCACAATATTTAAAACAGCATTCTTAGATGACACTTGTGGTAGTTTATTTTACTACTAAAGCGATTAACAAtgcagacacaaaaaaaatgtcctgGAAAACCAACAATAAACCTATTCAAAACATAACGGAACAGCACTAAACGGGGCGATCGGACTACTTTGCTGGACCTCCAAAGCTGTAGAGTAGCTACGTGCTGCTAGGTCATAGTCCCCCATTGCTTCCAACACTTTTCCCAGGTTATACCTAACGTTCAAAACCAATAATAAAGTGTATGGAAGTAAAGAAGCGCTAACTTTATTGAACATACGCAGAcagtcttttttattttgcaactGCACAGCAAACATGACGGAAAAAagtaaatgagaaaaaaaggtaTGAGCTGGTGCAGTTGCCGCTCCCCGTTCACAACAATAAAATATGGCTGTCTGTGTGCATTTCAACGCTAGTTGCACAtgttgtgtaatttttttcgtgaatCGTATGCTAAACATGATTCTAAACAAGCAGTATAGTACAGCGATTTATTTCTTACCATGAGGTTTCCGCTACAGGATCGAGGCGAACAGTTTCTCTAAGCGTTTTCTCTGCTAGGCGATGACTGCCCAGATAGTGGACGCAGAGACCCTATaagttaaaaataacaataacatAAACGGCGATAAACTGTCTAAAAATAGTTTCTACTAAGTGAACAAATTGACTGTAAACTCCACATGTGTTTCGCTTTTATCATCATGGGCAATTATTAGTTAAGAGGAATGCCTTTCTTGTTCAATTTAGCTGTGCTAGTACGACTAGTTCTCGCACAAGCAATTAGTTAATACGAGATGAAGATCGCCAGCACACCCAGCTGAATTCACAAAGGCTACGCTTTTTCCAGCTGCAGTTCGTGTGAAAAAGAACGTTTGACGTTGACTGCAACACAGTAACTACTTTACTTAGAATTACGGCGCTCCAAACAACTCACGATCGACAACCATGGACAACGACAAATTCATAAAGGAAAAAGCTCGTGACTAACCAGATGTTGTAGACTAGGGATGTGAAATGGGCTCAGAGATgtggcatttttaaaatatgtctTGGCGTCTGCAAACTCGTTCTTGGTTTCATGAATAAGTCCACGCTACAGAGAAAAAGGCCAACAATGTTGCTCATTGAATTTGACATTAATGTAAACGGGTTTTAATAGTTCGATTGGGTTAAGTAGTACCAAATACATGACGTGATGAGAAGCCGGACTCAGAATGGCAGCCTCCTGCGCACATGCTAGTGCCTCTTCGCATTTTCCTAGTCTAACGTAAAGCTCTCCAGTTAGAAGCCAGATCTTAAGCTGCACTTGCCATGCCGGTCCTGGTTTTGGTAGGCTCGAGCACATCGATGACGTGACGTCCGACAAAGCTTGCTCTGCACGAGCTGCCGCTACCGACTGGGCGTAAATGGAACCTATGGGAATAAAATTTCGTTATAGTACCGTTCGGCCGTAAACGTGATGCTATCACGCACGTTACGAACGCAGATTTGAGGTAAGATTAGTCTTACTTTCACGTTCGTTGGCTTCGGAAATGTGCTGTGCGGAAACTGCGCTCATTGCCAGACTTCTGGTATCGTAGTTGCTGTAACTATGACTGACGTTCGGATTATTTTCACTTGTCACGTTGGCTCCTGATGAGGAAGAATCCTCATAAAGTTGCTTCCACAATGCCAACATATGTTTAGCGGTGCCGAGCGCAACTTCACCTCCGAAACAACGTTCTTCCAACAGCGTTTTGATGTAGAGTAAATCGAAATTGTTGGGGTATTCTTCTAACGTTGCTTCCGCTAGCGAAAGTGCTCCTTGACATTGGTTAACATGTGATTCCTCCTCGTCATCAATACTAGCATTTGAAGAGGAAGACATTTGCGAGGATGGTGACGCGGCTGGCGTAGAAAGTAAAAGCGAAAGTAGCAATAAAGACGGAAGGTGTTCACCTCGCAAACGCAAAGCCATCCGTACTTCAGCTAAGGCCTGTGACACCTGGCGACAAAAGGCGTGTGTCAGGGCCaagtaaaaatgaacaagATGATCATTAGGATCGTGTTCGGCTGCATCGCACAGTGACTTCAGGCAGACTGCCATCCAGTTCTGCTTCAGGGGTTGAATGCGGCTCTGACGCCACTTGATGAAACTGGCAATCCCTTTAATCAAGCAGGCCCTATCGTAATAATATTAATGAATAACAAAGGATGCACTGTGTTTACTACAGAGAGCCCTGTTATGATGTACTGGTAAGAAAAGATGAACGATACCTGGCAGCGACATTTGAATCTTGCGCCTCTGCTCGCTTAGTCGCTTCTGAAGCCAAATTGAACCCGTCGTCGACAAGATTCAGATGTTCCAAACAGACCTTGGCTGCCATCAAGCAAGGTAACGGATTTTGTGGGCACAGCCTGGCAACTTCCTGTATGACCACATGAATCACTTTGTTAAGCTGTGTGCTTTACCGTAAACTTTATTCAAACCTTCAAGACTAGAACGGCTTTGTTGAATTTTCCTGCCGCTATGAGTGAATAGGAAAATTGCGACCAGATGTGAGCGTCTTCAAAAGAGAACTTCAGAGCTCTTTCAAGTGATTCACAAAGCATGGCGGTCTGGCCATGTTGAATGCAGCAAACAATCAACAAATCGTAAACGACGGTTGCGTTTCGCATCGAGGCCTTGCGCAACTCACGAAACTCTGGTGACTGGCTCAAAACCGCATCCCGCACCGCCATGGCCTCGCTTAAAAGTATGagaagaaaaacttcttcgTTAACGTCACGCGGTGAGAATAGGCTAGAACCAGAATAGTATTTTGATTTCCAGTGACTGTTTGGTCCTTTAGACCCCACAGCCCCGTAGTTTGCCTGCAGGTGGGATTATAGGTAATTAGCTGGAATGTTCCCAGAAGAAATtagaataaattaaataaaaaagaactcgATTACCTGGCATACTTTGCGAAGTAAGACCTCTGCCAATTGTCTGGCAAACGTCAAGCGAAGGGTTTGAGTTGCAGAAGATTCCATGGCGCGTAGCACTGTCCGATATCTTGCAATTGCTTCATTCCACCTTTGAGCCTTAATGTGAATTAGCGGAGCCCTCAACAAGGCTGTTTCCAGCAACATTCCTATTCTTTGCTCAGTCAAAGGAGGTAGAGGCGAATTTGATCCTGTTGTTGAAATACTCCAATTGCTCTgacctttaaatttttttacgttAGAAGTATTTAGAATAaatcgttttcaaaaattacacTGGAGACCGTGTTTACTTTCTATTCAGAAACAGTGTATACCTTGTAACTTATCTTGCTCCTGCAGATACAGCAATGCAATATCTCCAGCTATTTCCATGCTTCTAAGAATTTGTTGCTCTCTActatcattattttttccatATGTTGAACCTGGAGGAATTTTTTCCAATGCTAATGCCTGAACAGCAAAAGACTCTGCAATAATTTTGAGACTCCGAACTGGTAGGGGTTTCTCAGTTAGTTGATCCAAGCCAGCCTCAGAAAGGAATTGCAAAGCTTCAATGTATTCTCctgaaagaaattaaaaaagaaaaaatacattagATGCTACAAATTACCATTCAAATTTTTACCACAGGCAAAATGTAGTTTTGCTAATAACAATTGAGCATCCATGGATCCTGTTGTTCTTGAACCTTCGATTCCTGCTGGTAGAGTTAAATATTGTTTAGCTTCCTGCAGCCCATTTTTTAATTCTGCATGTGTTTGATTTGCTGCATCATATGGTGTGTGGTCTTCAAGGTATTGCTCCAATTTGGCTTCTCCAAGTAAGAAATTTGCTAATTGATCTGTAACATCCCCCACCTCATGATTAgcttaaaatagaaaatttttcataaatttttaacaaataataataccatttattccaaCTTTCCCGCCTTCCGTTAACTCAATCAATTTCTTCCAACAGCCTTCGTCTCGTAGTTTCTGAACGTCTACTTCTAGTTTGCCAGTCGATTTCTTTGAAGTCATGTTTAATTTTCAGACTCAAGTTGGAATAGAACTTTTGGCAACTGCCTTTTACACCTTCATGTATACTACTTTTCAGTGAATCATATATCTGCAGCcaaaaacaagatgaaataCAAACTTTCTGACATATACTAAGGCTGCTGACAGATAATCTTCAAAAATTCGTCTGCAGCTGTTGACAAACAGTAGCCTTTGTTAAAGACAGATGTCGTTGCCGGTTATAATGGCAAAAATGACAGCTGTCTACAGCAAGAAAACTAATAAATTTCGAGCACGTTTTTGACTAATCATAGCCATTATAAGGGTTTGCAGGAAGAGTTTCACTTACGTGGTTCATGACCCAAAGTTTTTGCTCTTCCATCACCAGTCTTTAGTTCAGAATGACATGAAATAGGGTACGCCCCGGTTCATTACTAGGGACTGCAGTTAAAATATAATCAGGTTATGCTTGGCTAAACACGAGATCTAGGTATAAGATATATCCTGCATGAATATAACTACCTGCGACAAAAATCGAGCATTAAGCTGTTAT
The window above is part of the Daphnia carinata strain CSIRO-1 chromosome 7, CSIRO_AGI_Dcar_HiC_V3, whole genome shotgun sequence genome. Proteins encoded here:
- the LOC130703511 gene encoding tetratricopeptide repeat protein 7B-like, whose translation is MTSKKSTGKLEVDVQKLRDEGCWKKLIELTEGGKVGINDQLANFLLGEAKLEQYLEDHTPYDAANQTHAELKNGLQEAKQYLTLPAGIEGSRTTGSMDAQLLLAKLHFACGEYIEALQFLSEAGLDQLTEKPLPVRSLKIIAESFAVQALALEKIPPGSTYGKNNDSREQQILRSMEIAGDIALLYLQEQDKLQGQSNWSISTTGSNSPLPPLTEQRIGMLLETALLRAPLIHIKAQRWNEAIARYRTVLRAMESSATQTLRLTFARQLAEVLLRKVCQANYGAVGSKGPNSHWKSKYYSGSSLFSPRDVNEEVFLLILLSEAMAVRDAVLSQSPEFRELRKASMRNATVVYDLLIVCCIQHGQTAMLCESLERALKFSFEDAHIWSQFSYSLIAAGKFNKAVLVLKEVARLCPQNPLPCLMAAKVCLEHLNLVDDGFNLASEATKRAEAQDSNVAARACLIKGIASFIKWRQSRIQPLKQNWMAVCLKSLCDAAEHDPNDHLVHFYLALTHAFCRQVSQALAEVRMALRLRGEHLPSLLLLSLLLSTPAASPSSQMSSSSNASIDDEEESHVNQCQGALSLAEATLEEYPNNFDLLYIKTLLEERCFGGEVALGTAKHMLALWKQLYEDSSSSGANVTSENNPNVSHSYSNYDTRSLAMSAVSAQHISEANERESSIYAQSVAAARAEQALSDVTSSMCSSLPKPGPAWQVQLKIWLLTGELYVRLGKCEEALACAQEAAILSPASHHVMYLRGLIHETKNEFADAKTYFKNATSLSPFHIPSLQHLGLCVHYLGSHRLAEKTLRETVRLDPVAETSWYNLGKVLEAMGDYDLAARSYSTALEVQQSSPIAPFSAVPLCFE